The following are encoded together in the Candidatus Methylomirabilota bacterium genome:
- a CDS encoding CoA transferase, producing the protein MSAPALDGIRVVDLTSYIAGSYAAMMLADLGAEVVKVESLTGDSFRELPGFFGWNRGKRSIAVDLKTAEGRAIVERLVARGDIVMENMRPGVADRLGVGYERLSAINPRLVYCSITAFGSTGPYTDRPGFDPLLQAMSGVMALQGFGGPPQYVRIAITDYYAATLGCQAVLAALFVRERAGRGQRVETSLLHAAIALQSGNFVDYAGKQHIFRDNPTYRLYQAEDGQWFFLACGNQTFWVKLCAALGLAHLADDPRFASWLLRLDNREALLPLLEKTFASQPRSHWLQVLAAHDIPAAPVQTLLEFMDDPGVRHHDMLHLYDHPEVGRLRLMGQPLVFSQTRSNDPGPPPTLGQHTDQVLREVGYDGAAIADLRARGVIK; encoded by the coding sequence ATGTCCGCTCCGGCCCTCGACGGAATCCGCGTCGTCGATCTCACCAGCTACATCGCCGGCTCCTACGCCGCGATGATGCTGGCCGATCTCGGCGCCGAGGTCGTCAAGGTGGAATCGCTGACCGGCGATTCCTTCCGTGAGCTGCCGGGCTTCTTCGGCTGGAACCGCGGCAAGCGCTCGATCGCCGTCGATCTCAAGACTGCCGAGGGCCGCGCGATCGTCGAGCGCCTGGTGGCCCGCGGCGACATCGTGATGGAGAACATGCGGCCGGGGGTGGCGGACCGACTGGGCGTCGGGTACGAGCGCCTCAGCGCCATCAACCCCCGGCTGGTCTACTGCTCGATCACCGCCTTCGGCTCCACCGGACCGTACACGGATCGGCCGGGCTTCGATCCGCTGCTGCAGGCCATGAGCGGCGTGATGGCCCTGCAGGGGTTCGGGGGGCCGCCCCAGTACGTGCGGATCGCCATCACCGACTACTACGCGGCCACGCTCGGCTGCCAGGCCGTCCTGGCCGCCCTGTTCGTTCGCGAGCGGGCCGGCCGCGGCCAGCGGGTGGAGACGTCGCTCCTGCACGCGGCGATCGCGCTACAGTCGGGGAACTTCGTGGACTACGCCGGCAAGCAGCACATCTTCCGCGACAACCCGACTTACAGGCTCTATCAGGCCGAAGATGGGCAGTGGTTCTTCCTGGCCTGCGGCAACCAGACGTTCTGGGTGAAGCTCTGCGCGGCCCTCGGCCTCGCGCACCTCGCCGACGATCCGCGCTTCGCCTCCTGGCTGCTGCGCCTCGACAACCGCGAAGCCCTGCTCCCGCTGCTGGAGAAGACGTTCGCCAGCCAGCCGCGCAGTCACTGGCTGCAGGTGCTGGCCGCCCACGACATCCCGGCGGCGCCGGTCCAGACGCTGCTGGAGTTCATGGACGATCCGGGGGTACGCCACCACGACATGCTCCACCTCTACGACCATCCTGAGGTCGGCCGCCTCCGGCTGATGGGTCAGCCGCTCGTGTTCTCCCAGACGCGCTCGAACGATCCCGGCCCGCCACCGACGCTCGGTCAGCACACCGACCAGGTCCTCCGCGAGGTCGGCTACGACGGCGCCGCCATCGCCGACCTCCGCGCACGGGGGGTGATCAAGTAG
- a CDS encoding enoyl-CoA hydratase-related protein, giving the protein MVYETIRCETTDGVATVTLNRPDVLNAMNQAMRGELGRCFAGLGDDDDVRAIVVTGAGQRAFSAGADIREFAEPQPPVRFREQRRRLDFRQAMDRCAQPIIAAISGYALGGGLELALACDIRIAGEDAQLGLTEINLAIIPGGGGTQRLPRLVGRGKALEMILTGARIGAAEALRIGLVERVVPAAEALTHALDLARAIAHKAPVALRYAKEAVVKGLELPLADGLRLENDLATLLRTTEDRLEGARAFLEKRKPRWTGR; this is encoded by the coding sequence ATGGTCTACGAGACGATCCGCTGCGAGACGACCGACGGCGTGGCCACGGTCACCCTCAACCGGCCCGACGTGCTGAACGCGATGAACCAGGCGATGCGCGGCGAGCTGGGGCGCTGCTTCGCCGGGCTGGGGGACGACGACGACGTGCGGGCCATCGTCGTCACCGGCGCCGGCCAGCGCGCCTTCTCGGCGGGCGCGGACATCCGCGAGTTCGCCGAGCCCCAGCCGCCCGTCCGCTTCCGCGAGCAGCGCCGGCGCCTCGACTTCCGCCAGGCCATGGACCGGTGCGCCCAGCCGATCATCGCCGCGATCAGCGGCTACGCGCTGGGGGGCGGGCTCGAGCTGGCGCTGGCCTGCGACATCCGCATCGCCGGGGAGGACGCCCAGCTCGGCCTGACCGAGATCAACCTCGCCATCATCCCGGGCGGCGGCGGTACCCAGCGGCTGCCGCGTCTGGTGGGGCGCGGCAAGGCGCTCGAGATGATCCTCACCGGCGCCCGGATCGGCGCGGCGGAGGCGCTCCGGATCGGGCTCGTCGAGCGCGTCGTGCCCGCCGCCGAGGCGCTGACCCACGCGCTGGATCTGGCGCGCGCGATCGCCCACAAGGCGCCGGTGGCGCTCCGCTACGCCAAGGAGGCGGTCGTGAAGGGGCTCGAGCTGCCGCTGGCCGACGGCCTCCGGCTGGAGAACGACCTGGCGACCCTGCTCCGCACCACGGAGGACCGGCTGGAGGGCGCCCGGGCGTTTCTCGAGAAGCGCAAGCCCCGCTGGACCGGCCGCTGA
- a CDS encoding DinB family protein: MPFAYYTRLSRSKQAIYRKSDSITEVRLPRPRDLQPLVRELAAALAAENRTLTQAASDRLIRALTAALEMPPVRVEVLAARPHARWGELHGLYTADRGQMPKIQLWMRTAKQRRVVAFRTYLRTLLHEVGHHIDYTLLRLRDSLHTEGFYKRESSLFHQLVHEETTTMPTMEEYAKQPLEQRLSRLERTADELAAAIRDRSEAVLSRRPDPQNWAAKEVICHLRDTEESFMARFEQILAMDEPKLLGINPDRWAEERQYLRNDAGDALTAFRKRRAETLAFLTKLTPEQWQRGGVHATRGRIMVGDFVTLMAWHDDNHLDQLKRALEGKA, encoded by the coding sequence ATGCCCTTTGCGTACTACACGCGTCTGAGCCGGAGCAAGCAGGCGATCTATCGCAAGAGCGACAGCATCACGGAGGTCCGGCTGCCCCGCCCCCGCGACCTCCAGCCGCTCGTGCGCGAACTGGCCGCCGCGCTCGCCGCGGAGAACCGGACGCTCACGCAGGCGGCCAGCGACCGGCTGATCCGCGCGCTCACCGCCGCGCTCGAGATGCCCCCGGTGAGGGTCGAGGTCCTGGCGGCACGCCCCCACGCCCGCTGGGGCGAGCTGCACGGCCTCTACACCGCCGACCGCGGCCAGATGCCGAAGATCCAGCTCTGGATGCGGACGGCCAAGCAGCGGCGCGTCGTCGCCTTTCGCACGTATCTGAGGACGCTCCTGCACGAGGTGGGGCACCACATCGATTACACGCTCCTGAGGCTCCGGGATTCCCTGCACACCGAGGGTTTCTACAAGCGGGAGTCGAGCCTGTTTCACCAGCTCGTCCACGAGGAGACGACCACGATGCCGACGATGGAAGAGTACGCCAAGCAACCGCTCGAGCAGCGCCTCTCGCGCCTGGAACGCACCGCCGACGAGCTCGCCGCCGCCATCCGCGACCGCAGCGAGGCGGTCCTGTCGCGGCGACCCGATCCCCAGAACTGGGCGGCCAAAGAGGTCATCTGTCACCTCCGCGACACCGAGGAGTCGTTCATGGCCCGGTTCGAGCAGATCCTGGCCATGGACGAGCCGAAGCTCCTCGGCATCAACCCCGATCGCTGGGCGGAGGAGCGCCAGTACCTCAGAAACGACGCGGGCGACGCGCTGACGGCCTTCCGCAAGCGCCGCGCGGAGACGCTCGCCTTCTTGACGAAGCTGACCCCCGAGCAGTGGCAGCGGGGCGGCGTCCACGCCACGCGAGGTCGCATCATGGTCGGTGACTTCGTCACGCTGATGGCGTGGCACGACGACAACCACCTCGACCAGCTCAAGCGCGCGCTCGAGGGCAAGGCCTAG